The following coding sequences are from one Neurospora crassa OR74A linkage group I, whole genome shotgun sequence window:
- the stt4 gene encoding phosphatidylinositol 3-kinase 3 has product MGRNIRSKALLQIAALSASNPAASFDQSDLDKLCRVSVTQGHSAPGAVNGRGPSSPSSVPPGGPNVGRIPMTIKEYEVLFALCKAAPSLTTAQSAQKLTRHLVPYLMDSHSQTFALSPFFREVEPSPTESLSYHVTTALLSLGIGHATHVQQEVSDSIWAYLNACAHATQTLTEANYEGPAALDDAIRTATITVALLGFLDAACAKADFWKSGGRLSLVERLRNMLSPPFLVAVETAFSIIRNSHSHDRYAKEWRRWLRLYDEVGRPLGALLLQRSFMRLLVAATSLLVAEPEALRSTHVLDILMSGDGLRQSLSDKNGDADFRSVELYATVAMDQMNDLESSADFDSLSPAKQRLAFAVKGAALISYLNAATLNEEVADGDVLMPWLEDTFGDPSSMVDEDLASIVLKSMALLCRIIPSYAANVSRLLPRFIVQGGYKSQTVTVASKCLAYVLQMLSKDAVITTLYTLGNVLSPGGERATTNGAGGETRNDTLEVYGNRQSAGSAISLQLSGEEESSAVQGNAVQAICEIAGICKDVKVTGLAQSMLAQKIVRLSSPLDTRIITGAATLAISGSQSEFRNLLKHYAALAHNAVVENREGILLAIARARNYLSCNITCDSPLYSIYLEHLLDGIISKGDAHGLPSQSAKESDMELAAREIAQLLQPLALFMSTNANDIGFGAEADDDTYSMLRDSWFNIVVHGFTPSTDRGKRYAGELRVMAIYSPPLVLDSRGEQDESDIELNPILRRGESSDRESLQKKYLSELIPSRAGEIKGLSYRKVIFLNAAYLVESLRADAGDCTKALSYFNEPSMRRGEVSRTMDGIMDAVMSRYLKRALGGSSPTFSAQYAAGQLARIFCACCHRIDRVQQAAFGCADRIIRDIPSALCQRSSLFALLELLSLMWTSCLEAETDRYEPRTTFKSSRGNVTVELSHDYQFRHLTLERLHRKAKEWLTSAVNTAPADVKGLLQTYLSDFDDDASYGHMSLGRSFAVDIGSVIPSTDQRLALLDVLGDYRINTASDFMAQYTKRQEYRYTEAVPDRSLEWQGFMHPDQATSSLPSVTSDSLDVITALAHIEKRVLSRKTTPLTDVRNTLRRAAALLCRSTDDECSIVHYLVSIPFGIFTKQSIKLGVSLWLGVINENPRMEPRILAEIAQQWEFSIQKRLGLFSSTICNPDPFFLKEEFAPTDSASVAKRKQLVHNILAPHTRLLQFFASHYNATRLGNPDTRQIFLRLLEVTLTAMKLSHPHPMAREIRFQTVLFGLRVLATSTTMGTTAQWRLKDLVLSAGLSWFCAAPCWSFGSNVLQLKTEITLISDVLMALKTTATVGAQTVGKRSLASKERLLQLLLENEQSRLTVWVQPLGEPLKTPHHLIHQTTANKNLVEAAIFPLVRVAWLESPSLAVHLASRFPYPRVKQEVRWLLLNFPAKAIKEPEAVATLVDGSLPEDVSFQLKYLLFWAPVNPITSITFFLPAYRNHPYLIQYAMRALESHSVDVTFFYVPQIVQTLRYDALGYVERYILETAQFSQLFAHQIIWNMKANAYKDEDATIPDTIKPTLDKVMGHMIDSFSTVDREFYEREFAFFDEVTSISGKLKPFIKKSKPEKKQKIEEELRNIKVEVGVYLPSNPDGVVIGIDRKSGKPLQSHAKAPFMATFRIQKSKGGVEETEDMIEESEADSDDAAKASTIEVWQSAIFKVGDDCRQDVLALQMIAAFRGIFQTVGLDVFVFPYRVTATAPGCGVIDVLPNSISRDMLGREAVNGLHDYFVSKYGNEDSLRFQQARNNFVKSMAAYSVISFLLQFKDRHNGNIMIDDAGHILHIDFGFCFDIAPGGIKFERAPFKLTSEMLAVMGGSPDHQSFKWFEELCIKAFLASRQYAEKLSQIVLLMMDSGLPCFKPESVKHFKERFVLEKSEREAADFMKDLIKKSYASYSTGLYDQFQLLTNGIPY; this is encoded by the exons ATGGGCCGCAATATTCGGAGCAAGGCTCTGCTACAGATCGCCGCCTTGTCCGCCTCGAACCCGGCCGCTTCCTTTGATCAGTCTGACCTTGACAAGCTATGCAGAGTCTCGGTCACGCAAGGCCATTCTGCTCCAGGCGCTGTCAATGGCCGTGGTCCATCATCTCCGTCTTCGGTGCCCCCTGGCGGGCCTAATGTTGGGCGCATCCCCATG ACTATCAAGGAATACGAAGTTCTTTTCGCTCTCTGCAAGGCCGCACCCAGCTTGACGACTGCCCAGAGTGCACAGAAGCTCACTAGACACTTGGTGCCATATCTTATGGATTCACATTCCCAGACCTTTGCCCTGTCGCCCTTTTTCCGAGAAGTTGAGCCCTCTCCCACCGAATCCCTCAGCTATCACGTCACCACTGCTTTGCTGTCTCTCGGTATAGGGCACGCGACTCATGTCCAACAAGAGGTTTCTGACAGTATCTGGGCCTACCTCAACGCCTGTGCCCACGCAACCCAGACTCTTACCGAGGCCAACTACGAGGGCCCGGCCGCTCTTGACGATGCCATCCGAACCGCTACCATTACCGTTGCTCTGTTGGGATTTTTGGACGCTGCTTGTGCAAAGGCTGATTTCTGGAAGTCTGGGGGCCGCTTGAGCCTGGTCGAGCGGTTGCGTAATATGCTGTCCCCACCCTTTTTGGTGGCGGTAGAGACTGCCTTTTCCATTATTCGCAACTCGCATTCCCACGATCGTTATGCCAAAGAATGGAGGCGATGGTTACGCCTATATGACGAAGTTGGGCGGCCATTGGGGGCCTTGCTGTTGCAACGTAGCTTTATGAGATTGCTTGTTGCCGCCACCTCTCTCTTGGTTGCAGAGCCCGAGGCGCTACGGTCCACTCATGTACTGGATATCCTCATGTCGGGTGATGGGTTGCGTCAATCACTGTCTGATAAAAATGGCGATGCGGACTTCCGCTCCGTGGAATTATACGCCACGGTTGCCATGGACCAGATGAATGATCTGGAATCAAGTGCTGATTTTGACAGCCTGTCGCCCGCCAAGCAGAGACTCGCCTTTGCTGTCAAGGGGGCCGCGTTGATCAGTTATCTCAACGCGGCTACCCTGAATGAAGAGGTGGCTGACGGCGATGTACTCATGCCCTGGCTCGAAGACACTTTCGGCGATCCCTCGAGTATGGTCGACGAAGATCTGGCTTCTATAGTGCTCAAGTCAATGGCACTACTGTGCAGGATCATCCCCAGCTATGCCGCCAACGTCAGCCGCCTACTACCACGCTTTATAGTCCAGGGCGGATACAAGAGCCAGACAGTGACGGTGGCTTCCAAATGCCTCGCTTATGTTTTGCAGATGCTTTCAAAGGATGCCGTTATCACGACTTTATACACCCTTGGAAATGTTCTGAGCCCTGGCGGTGAGCGGGCCACGACCAACGGGGCTGGGGGTGAGACCCGAAATGACACCCTCGAAGTATACGGGAACAGGCAATCGGCGGGCAGTGCAATTTCTCTTCAGCTTTCAGGCGAGGAAGAATCCTCTGCAGTCCAGGGCAATGCTGTTCAGGCCATTTGCGAAATTGCCGGCATTTGTAAAGATGTTAAGGTTACCGGCCTTGCTCAATCCATGCTCGCCCAGAAGATCGTCAGGCTGAGTAGTCCTCTTGATACCCGTATTATCACTGGTGCTGCCACCCTGGCTATCAGCGGCAGCCAGTCTGAATTCCGCAACCTGCTCAAGCACTACGCCGCTCTCGCCCACAATGCGGTGGTGGAGAACAGGGAGGGAATTTTGCTGGCC ATTGCGCGAGCTCGCAACTACCTTTCCTGCAACATCACTTGCGACTCTCCCCTCTACAGCATCTATTTGGAGCACTTACTGGATGGTATCATCTCCAAGGGAGATGCCCACGGTCTTCCGTCTCAAAGCGCCAAGGAGTCCGACATGGAACTTGCCGCTCGTGAGATCGCACAACTGCTCCAACCTCTTGCCTTGTTCATGTCTACCAATGCCAACGACATTGGCTTTGGAGCTGAAGCAGATGATGATACCTATTCTATGCTTCGTGACTCGTGGTTTAACATAGTCGTCCATGGCTTTACGCCCTCAACAGACCGTGGCAAACGCTATGCGGGCGAGCTTCGTGTCATGGCTATCTACTCGCCACCCCTCGTACTGGACAGCCGCGGGGAACAAGATGAAAGTGATATTGAGCTCAACCCTATCCTACGCAGAGGCGAGAGCTCTGACCGGGAGTCCTTGCAGAAGAAATACCTCTCGGAGCTGATTCCGTCCCGGGCAGGCGAGATTAAGGGGCTCAGTTATCGCAAGGTGATATTCCTGAATGCCGCTTACCTCGTCGAGAGCTTGCGAGCGGATGCGGGTGACTGCACTAAGGCTCTTTCATACTTCAATGAACCGAGCATGCGCCGCGGAGAAGTCAGTCGTACGATGGACGGTATTATGGACGCCGTGATGAGCCGATATCTGAAGAGGGCTCTCGGTGGCTCCAGCCCGACATTCTCGGCTCAATATGCGGCTGGCCAGCTTGCGAGAATCTTCTGCGCGTGCTGTCACCGCATAGACCGAGTCCAACAGGCAGCTTTTGGCTGTGCAGACCGCATCATCAGAGATATTCCGTCGGCCCTCTGCCAGAGATCATCTCTGTTCGCACTCCTTGAACTTCTTTCCCTCATGTGGACAAGCTGTCTTGAGGCCGAGACAGATCGGTATGAACCAAGAACTACCTTCAAGTCGTCCAGAGGTAACGTTACCGTCGAGCTTTCTCATGACTACCAATTCAGGCACCTCACACTCGAAAGACTGCATCGAAAGGCAAAGGAGTGGCTCACTAGCGCTGTTAACACAGCACCTGCCGATGTCAAGGGCCTCTTGCAAACCTACCTTTCTGATTTTGATGATGACGCTTCTTATGGGCACATGTCACTTGGCCGATCTTTTGCTGTCGATATTGGCTCAGTAATCCCTTCGACAGACCAGAGGTTGGCTTTGCTTGACGTGTTGGGGGATTACCGTATCAACACTGCTTCGGATTTCATGGCGCAGTACACCAAGCGCCAGGAATATCGATACACAGAGGCAGTTCCAGACCGCAGCTTGGAATGGCAGGGTTTCATGCACCCTGACCAGGCAACTTCTTCTCTCCCATCGGTGACCAGCGACAGCCTCGACGTCATAACCGCTCTTGCTCATATTGAGAAGCGCGTTCTCAGCCGCAAAACCACTCCGCTTACAGATGTCAGGAACACCTTGCGCCGTGCTGCTGCTTTGCTGTGTCGCAGTACTGATGACGAATGCTCCATTGTCCACTATTTGGTTAGCATTCCGTTCGGAATCTTTACGAAGCAGTCTATCAAACTTGGAGTGTCTCTCTGGCTAGGCGTGATCAACGAGAATCCGCGGATGGAACCCCGGATCCTTGCCGAAATAGCCCAGCAGTGGGAATTCAGTATCCAAAAGCGGCTCGGTCTTTTTAGTTCTACCATTTGCAACCCCGATCCCTTCTTTTTGAAGGAAGAATTTGCGCCCACCGACTCGGCGTCCGTCGCAAAGCGTAAGCAACTGGTGCATAACATTCTCGCACCTCACACTCGACTTCTGCAGTTTTTTGCAAGTCATTACAACGCTACGCGGCTTGGAAATCCAGATACCCGGCAGAtcttcctccgtctcctGGAAGTGACCCTGACTGCAATGAAGCTCTCTCATCCTCACCCTATGGCCAGAGAGATTCGGTTCCAGACTGTGTTGTTTGGATTGCGAGTTCTCGCCACGAGCACAACCATGGGAACCACGGCACAGTGGAGGCTGAAGGACCTTGTCCTTTCTGCAGGCCTTAGCTGGTTTTGCGCAGCCCCATGCTGGTCGTTCGGTAGCAATGTACTGCAGCTGAAGACAGAAATCACCTTGATATCAGACGTTCTCATGGCTTTGAAGACAACGGCAACAGTTGGAGCACAGACCGTGGGCAAAAGGTCTTTGGCTTCCAAGGAAAGACTGTTGCAGTTGCTTCTGGAAAATGAGCAGTCGCGACTGACTGTTTGGGTGCAACCGCTGGGTGAGCCGCTCAAGACACCACATCATCTGATTCATCAGACAACTGCGAATAAGAATCTTGTAGAG GCCGCCATCTTCCCCCTCGTTCGGGTTGCGTGGCTCGAATCTCCTTCATTGGCTGTGCATCTCGCCAGCAGATTCCCTTATCCGCGAGTCAAGCAAGAAGTTCGGTGGCTTCTTCTGAATTTCCCTGCCAAGGCGATCAAAGAGCCCGAAGCGGTGGCGACACTTGTTGACGGCTCATTGCCCGAAGATGTTAGCTTTCAACTCAAG TACCTTCTCTTCTGGGCCCCGGTTAACCCCATAACGTCGATAACGTTTTTCCTGCCCGCATACCGGAATCATCCTTATCTGATACAGTACGCCATGAGGGCACTGGAAAGTCACTCTGTTGACGTGACATTCTTCTATGTCCCGCAAATTGTGCAAACCCTTCGTTATGATGCTCTAGGTTACGTTGAGCGCTACATCCTCGAGACAGCCCAGTTCTCCCAACTCTTCGCGCATCAAATCATTTGGAACATGAAGGCGAACGCTTACAAAGACGAAGACGCTACAATC CCGGATACGATTAAACCAACCCTTGACAAAGTCATGGGCCACATGATAGACAGTTTCTCGACCGTCGATCGTGAATTCTATGAACGCGAATTTGCCTTCTTCGATGAGGTGACTAGCATTTCGGGCAAGCTTAAGCCTTTCATCAAGAAGTCCAAGccggagaagaagcaaaagattGAGGAGGAATTGCGCAACATTaaggttgaggttggcgtCTATCTGCCCAGCAACCCGGATGGCGTGGTCATCGGCATTGATCGAAAGTCAGGCAAGCCATTGCAGAGTCACGCAAAAGCTCCTTTCATGGCAACTTTCCGCATTCAAAAGTCCAAAGGAGGGGTGGAAGAGACTGAGGACATGATCGAAGAATCGGAAGCGGATAGTGATGATGCGGCAAAGGCCAGCACCATTGAGGTGTGGCAATCGGCCATCTTCAAGGTCGGTGACGACTGCAGACAAGACGTGTTGGCCCTTCAGATGATCGCCGCCTTCCGAGGAATTTTTCAGACAGTTGGTCTTGATGTCTTTGTCTTTCCTTACCGAGTGACGGCCACAGCACCTGGCTGCGGTGTCATCGATGTCCTTCCCAACTCCATATCCCGAGACATGCTGGGCCGAGAAGCCGTCAACGGGCTCCATGACTACTTCGTTTCCAAGTATGGCAACGAGGATTCACTTCGCTTCCAACAGGCCCGAAACAACTTTGTCAAGAGTATGGCGGCATACTCGGTCATTTCGTTCCTCCTACAATTCAAGGACAGGCATAACGGTAACATCATGATTGATGATGCTGGCCACATTCTTCACATCGATTTCGGTTTCTGTTTCGATATTGCCCCTGGTGGTATCAAGTTTGAGCGTGCCCCGTTCAAGCTAACATCCGAAATGCTTGCTGTGATGGGCGGCAGTCCAGACCACCAGTCCTTCAAGTGGTTTGAGGAGCTGTGTATCAAAGCCTTCCTTGCTTCCCGGCAATACGCGGAAAAGTTGTCACAGATTGTGTTGCTGATGATGGACAGCGGCTTGCCATGCTTCAAGCCGGAGAGCGTGAAGCACTTCAAGGAGCGATTTGTGCTGGAGAAGAGCGAGCGTGAGGCAGCCGACTTCATGAAGGATCTTATCAAGAAGAGTTACGCAAGCTATTCGACGGGATTGTACGACCAATTCCAGCTTCTGACGAACGGCATCCCTTACTAA
- a CDS encoding U6 snRNA-associated Sm-like protein LSm6 — translation MENGATSQSEGKDPSGFLSEIIGNPVTVKLNSGVVYKGELQSVDGYMNIALEKTEEFINGVKRRSYGDAFVRGNNVMYISAD, via the exons ATGGAGAACGGAGCCACGTCTCAAAGTGAGGGTAAAGACCCCTCGGGTTTCCTCAGCGAAATCATCGGTAATCCCGTCACTGTCAAACTGAATTCCGGCGTGGTTTACAAGG GTGAACTGCAATCCGTCGACGGTTACATGAACATTGCCCTGGAAAAAACAGAGGAATTCATCAACGGTGTGAAGAGGCGGAGCTACGGTGATGCGTTTGTCCGCGGCAACAACG TCATGTATATATCTGCGGATTAA
- a CDS encoding cation diffusion facilitator 10 has protein sequence MASPNYAHSYPGGRSGPFLCLQEPQPPAPKGHSALASLIRNRPGISLPNPLNPFRDEEEALAGLGVERRLVDDESPRRDERRMSAVLNGPHMRSMRLIGNSNPRYRWERYWKTEDELATMKKSIREYYERCNYLVQQYLYIDKLLDSSLPHDLLNEYNDLPPWAFRGGLEAPVATPPTSGAAAEPAPTFSKTRKVKRTPKDIYRPTETTPLFCGDGNAVDDEDSDQVASQETRPEIPWLEDDDVDSSASIVTLAIYINFAANAILLVGKLAVVLTVPSVSVLASLVDAILDFLSTAIVWITTWLISRQDQYRYPIGRRRLEPIGVLVFSVIMITSFAQVALEAIQRLMSNDREVIELGVPAIAIMLSTVVIKGMCWLWCRLIKNSSVQALASDASTDVIFNAGSIAFPLIGYYCQIWWLDALGGLLLSLVVIFNWSQTSGEHIRHLTGFSATADQRNILLYLTMRFAKTIKQIQGLQAYHSGDKLNVEVDIVLDASTSLKDSHDLAESLQYVIESVPIVDRAFVHVDYASYNLPTHMEQQHNI, from the exons ATGGCATCTCCAAATTACGCACATTCATATCCGGGCGGCCGCAGCGGTCCATTTCTCTGCCTGCAAGAGCCGCAACCACCGGCCCCCAAAGGACATAGCGCGCTGGCATCGCTCATCAGAAACCGCCCTGGTATATCACTACCAAACCCTTTAAACCCTTTTcgtgacgaggaggaggctcttGCAGGTCTTGGGGTGGAACGGAGATTAGTGGATGATGAATCTCCCCGCCGGGATGAGCGGCGCATGAGCGCTGTTCTCAACGGACCTCATATGCGCAGCATGCGCCTGATCGGAAACAGCAACCCTCGATATCGGTGGGAAAGATATTGGAAGACGGAAGACGAGCTGGCGACCATGAAAAAGTCCAT CCGTGAATACTATGAGCGTTGCAACTACCTTGTCCAGCAGTATCTGTACATTGATAAACTTCTGGATTCATCCTTGCCTCATGACCTACTCAATGAATACAACGACCTTCCGCCATGGGCTTTCCGTGGAGGTTTGGAGGCTCCTGTTGCCACGCCGCCAACCAGCGGTGCCGCTGCAGAGCCCGCCCCAACATTCTCCAAGACTCGTAAGGTCAAACGGACGCCCAAGGACATCTACCGGCCAACCGAGACCACACCTCTCTTCTGTGGTGATGGCAACGccgtcgacgacgaggacagTGACCAAGTTGCTAGCCAGGAGACCCGGCCTGAGATCCCATGgctcgaggatgatgatgtcgacAGCTCCGCCTCCATCGTTACCTTGGCTATTTACATCAACTTTGCTGCCAACGCTATCCTCCTAGTCGGCAAGCTCGCGGTAGTCTTGACCGTCCCATCCGTCTCAGTATTGGCAAGTTTGGTGGACGCGATTTTGGATTTCCTGTCGACTGCCATTGTGTGGATCACTACCTGGCTGATCAGCCGACAGGATCAATATCGATATCCCATTGGGCGAAGAAGACTGGAGCCGATTGGGGTGCTTGTCTTCTCCGTTATCATGATCACGTCGTTTGCTCAGGTCGCCCTCGAGGCTATCCAACGTCTCATGTCAAATGACCGGGAGGTTATTGAACT TGGTGTACCGGCCATAGCCATCATGTTGAGTACCGTCGTCATCAAGGGCATGTGTTGGCTCTGGTGCCGTCTCATCAAGAACTCCAGTGTCCAGGCCTT GGCCTCGGATGCCAGCACCGATGTCATCTTCAACGCCGGCTCAATCGCTTTCCCATTAA TTGGCTACTACTGTCAAATCTGGTGGCTCGATGCGCTTGGAGGCTTGCTACTCTCCCTGGTGGTCATCTTCAACTGGTCTCAAACATCCGGGGAGCACATCAGACACCTGACCGGCTTTTCCGCCACTGCTGATCAACGCAATATCT TGCTCTACTTGACGATGCGATTCGCGAAGACTATCAAACAGATCCAGGGCTTGCAAGCCTACCACTCGGGAGACAAGCTTAACGTTGAAGTTGACATTGTTTTGGATGCCAGCACGTCACTTAAGGACAGTCATGATTTGGC TGAAAGCCTCCAATACGTCATAGAATCTGTCCCAATTGTCGATAGAGCGTTTGTCCACGTCGACTATGCTAGTTATAACCTCCCCACTCATATGGAACAGCAACACAACATATAA
- the pcb-6 gene encoding proteasome component C5, protein MAAMFSQNPLMNGPNYSFNDAPRTAAPEGARQHRFDPYTDNGGSTLAIAGADFTIMAGDTRLTSGYSINSRYHPKLFKIGGTTADQKDATIVLSVVGFAADGEALKERLDAICKMYRYRHGKPMSVKACAQRLSTILYQKRFFPYYVYAILGGLDEEGKGAVYSYDPVGSYEREQCRAGGAAASLIMPFLDNQVNFKNQYEPGSGVGHALQERERKPLTRSEGEVLVKDAFDGAVERHIEVGDGLQMMVITKDGIEEVLLPLKKD, encoded by the exons ATGGCTGCCATGTTCAGTCAGAACCCCCTCATGAACGGGCCCAACTATTCGTTCAACGATGCGCCGAGGACAGCAGCCCCCGAGGGTGCGCGACAGCATCGTTTTGATCC ATACACGGACAACGGCGGTTCGACGCTTGCCATTGCTGGCGCTGACTTCACAATCATGGCCGGTGACACCCGCCTGACATCAGGCTACAGCATCAACTCGCGATACCATCCCAAGCTATTCAAGATCGGAGGCACCACGGCAGACCAGAAGGACGCCACCATCGTCTTGTCCGTCGTTGGCTTTGCGGCGGATGGAGAGGCCTTGAAAGAACGTCTCGACGCTATTTGCAAAATGTACCGCTACCGCCACGGCAAGCCCATGAGCGTCAAGGCATGCGCCCAGCGTCTGTCGACCATTCTATACCAGAAACGTTTCTTCCCCTACTACGTCTATGCCATTCTTGGTGGTTTGGATGAGGAGGGCAAGGGCGCCGTCTATTCGTACGATCCCGTTGGAAGTTACGAGAGGGAACAGTGCCGGGCTGGCGGCGCGGCGGCCAGCTTGATTATGCCGTTCTTGGACAACCAGGTCAACTTCAAGAACCAGTATGAGCCTGGCAGTGGTGTTGGCCATGCGCTCCAGGAGCGCGAGCGCAAGCCGCTCACACGATCCGAGGGCGAGGTTTTGGTCAAGGATGCCTTCGACGGAGCTGTTGAGCGTCACATCGAGGTCGGTGATGGCCTGCAGATGATGGTCATCACCAAAGACGGAATTGAGGAAGTCTTGCTCCCATTGAAGAAGGACTAA
- the hsp30 gene encoding hsp30-like protein — protein sequence MALFPRGFYGSYGSDPSFTNLFRLLDDFDTYTREVQGSAPETGSRRHTQPTRTFSPKFDVRETEQTYELHGELPGIDRDNVQIEFTDPQTIVIRGRVERNYTAGTPPAQVAGVLTEKGEPHSPAAHHATVEDDVDEDNRSVATTATGANNQNNQQVAQRASAPTTEEKPKAPAEKYWVSERSIGEFSRTFNFPGRVDQNAVSASLNNGILTITVPKAKKHETIRIAIN from the coding sequence ATGGCGCTCTTCCCTCGTGGCTTCTACGGCTCCTACGGCTCTGACCCGAGCTTCACCAACCTCTTTCGCCTTCTCGATGACTTTGATACCTACACTCGCGAGGTTCAAGGCAGCGCCCCAGAGACCGGCAGCCGTCGTCATACCCAGCCCACCCGCACCTTCAGTCCCAAGTTCGATGTCCGCGAGACCGAGCAGACATACGAGCTACACGGCGAGCTTCCCGGCATTGATCGTGACAATGTGCAAATCGAGTTCACCGACCCTCAGACCATTGTGATCCGGGGCCGTGTTGAGCGCAACTACACTGCCGGCACCCCTCCCGCACAGGTTGCTGGCGTCCTCACAGAAAAGGGCGAGCCGCATAGCCCTGCTGCTCACCACGCCACCGTTGAAGACGACGTCGACGAGGACAACCGCTCGGTTGCCACCACTGCTACCGGCGCCAACAACCAGAACAATCAGCAAGTCGCCCAACGCGCAAGCGCACCCACCACCGAGGAAAAGCCAAAGGCGCCAGCCGAAAAGTACTGGGTCTCTGAGCGCTCCATTGGCGAGTTCTCGCGGACTTTCAACTTCCCCGGTCGTGTCGACCAAAACGCAGTCAGCGCCTCTCTCAACAACGGCATCCTCACCATCACGGttcccaaggccaagaagcacGAAACCATTCGCATTGCTATTAACTAA
- a CDS encoding cation diffusion facilitator 10, variant 2 codes for MASPNYAHSYPGGRSGPFLCLQEPQPPAPKGHSALASLIRNRPGISLPNPLNPFRDEEEALAGLGVERRLVDDESPRRDERRMSAVLNGPHMRSMRLIGNSNPRYRWERYWKTEDELATMKKSIREYYERCNYLVQQYLYIDKLLDSSLPHDLLNEYNDLPPWAFRGGLEAPVATPPTSGAAAEPAPTFSKTRKVKRTPKDIYRPTETTPLFCGDGNAVDDEDSDQVASQETRPEIPWLEDDDVDSSASIVTLAIYINFAANAILLVGKLAVVLTVPSVSVLASLVDAILDFLSTAIVWITTWLISRQDQYRYPIGRRRLEPIGVLVFSVIMITSFAQVALEAIQRLMSNDREVIELGVPAIAIMLSTVVIKGMCWLWCRLIKNSSVQALASDASTDVIFNAGSIAFPLIGYYCQIWWLDALGGLLLSLVVIFNWSQTSGEHIRHLTGFSATADQRNILLYLTMRFAKTIKQIQGLQAYHSGDKLNVEVDIVLDASTSLKDSHDLA; via the exons ATGGCATCTCCAAATTACGCACATTCATATCCGGGCGGCCGCAGCGGTCCATTTCTCTGCCTGCAAGAGCCGCAACCACCGGCCCCCAAAGGACATAGCGCGCTGGCATCGCTCATCAGAAACCGCCCTGGTATATCACTACCAAACCCTTTAAACCCTTTTcgtgacgaggaggaggctcttGCAGGTCTTGGGGTGGAACGGAGATTAGTGGATGATGAATCTCCCCGCCGGGATGAGCGGCGCATGAGCGCTGTTCTCAACGGACCTCATATGCGCAGCATGCGCCTGATCGGAAACAGCAACCCTCGATATCGGTGGGAAAGATATTGGAAGACGGAAGACGAGCTGGCGACCATGAAAAAGTCCAT CCGTGAATACTATGAGCGTTGCAACTACCTTGTCCAGCAGTATCTGTACATTGATAAACTTCTGGATTCATCCTTGCCTCATGACCTACTCAATGAATACAACGACCTTCCGCCATGGGCTTTCCGTGGAGGTTTGGAGGCTCCTGTTGCCACGCCGCCAACCAGCGGTGCCGCTGCAGAGCCCGCCCCAACATTCTCCAAGACTCGTAAGGTCAAACGGACGCCCAAGGACATCTACCGGCCAACCGAGACCACACCTCTCTTCTGTGGTGATGGCAACGccgtcgacgacgaggacagTGACCAAGTTGCTAGCCAGGAGACCCGGCCTGAGATCCCATGgctcgaggatgatgatgtcgacAGCTCCGCCTCCATCGTTACCTTGGCTATTTACATCAACTTTGCTGCCAACGCTATCCTCCTAGTCGGCAAGCTCGCGGTAGTCTTGACCGTCCCATCCGTCTCAGTATTGGCAAGTTTGGTGGACGCGATTTTGGATTTCCTGTCGACTGCCATTGTGTGGATCACTACCTGGCTGATCAGCCGACAGGATCAATATCGATATCCCATTGGGCGAAGAAGACTGGAGCCGATTGGGGTGCTTGTCTTCTCCGTTATCATGATCACGTCGTTTGCTCAGGTCGCCCTCGAGGCTATCCAACGTCTCATGTCAAATGACCGGGAGGTTATTGAACT TGGTGTACCGGCCATAGCCATCATGTTGAGTACCGTCGTCATCAAGGGCATGTGTTGGCTCTGGTGCCGTCTCATCAAGAACTCCAGTGTCCAGGCCTT GGCCTCGGATGCCAGCACCGATGTCATCTTCAACGCCGGCTCAATCGCTTTCCCATTAA TTGGCTACTACTGTCAAATCTGGTGGCTCGATGCGCTTGGAGGCTTGCTACTCTCCCTGGTGGTCATCTTCAACTGGTCTCAAACATCCGGGGAGCACATCAGACACCTGACCGGCTTTTCCGCCACTGCTGATCAACGCAATATCT TGCTCTACTTGACGATGCGATTCGCGAAGACTATCAAACAGATCCAGGGCTTGCAAGCCTACCACTCGGGAGACAAGCTTAACGTTGAAGTTGACATTGTTTTGGATGCCAGCACGTCACTTAAGGACAGTCATGATTTGGCGTAA